In Beggiatoa leptomitoformis, the genomic window TCTGTACCCAATAATAAACCGCGCTTACTCATAAAACGGGGAGTAATGGTTGCATCATAATTAGGTGCAAGATTAAGGTAATACGGAATACTAAATTCGACACCCACTTCATCAGAACTGCCCATACTAGGCGCGAGAAAGCCCGATAAACGCCGTTCATCAATAGGAAAAGACAAATAAGGCGAATAAAAAACAGGAATATTCAAGACATTAATAAATACATTATTTGCTGTACCGCGCCCTGTTTCTTGATTTAAATGCACATTCGCTGCATCTAATCGCCATACCTCCGCACTCGGGTCGCAAGTCGTATAAGTTGTTTGTTGTAAACTCGCGTTATTTTCACTTTCCCGTTGCAAAAAAGTGGCTTGCCCACGTCCGCGACGATTCAACAACCAATAATGAACATCGTGCATTTCGCCTTGATGATTGGGGAGTAATTTGGCGCGATTACCACTAACGATAAACTGCTTATCCCAGAAAGTAAAATTTCCTTCAGCATCAACTGTTTCTTGGTCACGCAGATAAATAGCCAAGTCTGTTTTCAGCACTTGCTCGCCACGTTGCAAAATAACATTACCGTTGGCAGTCACTTTACCTTCTTTCTCCGACATTTCCCCATCATCCGCATATAAACGCACAGCATTATTTTCAGGCGGTGGTGGTAACTGGGGAGGAAGAGGGGTTATCTCTGCAATAGCTTGACACATCCCCCATTCAAGCGCGTGGCTATTAGTGGGTAAAGTGATAAGCAATGTTATGAATAATATTAGTTTATGACGCTTTGGCACGATAGTTTTTTTACGCTGGAAAACAGAGATTATAAGGGTAACAGAATAATGTCTGACTCATTATCACTTTCTAAAAGTTTTTGAGCATAAAGCATCAAAAGTAAAATTCAAGATTTATTTTGTTAATAGGCAAGGATAAACAGCATAATGGTCTAAATTTAGAATTTATAACCGTTTTAGACACCTAGAACCAACAGATTTAACACATTAATAAAAAGATTAATTTACTGATATAAATAATATTTATCGTATAATTCTACTTAAAAATACATGATAGCAAGGTCAGCAAAATTGACTTGTGAACACCAGATGCGCTAAAAACAAATCTCCCATTTTTACCGTGATAACTTCTTATGAATGCCGCACATCGTCACGCTTTATTTGCCCGTTTACAAGCGCAAAACCCTAATCCTAAAACAGAATTAGTTTACCATTCTACCTTTGAATTATTAATTTCTGTCATTCTTTCAGCACAGGCAACGGATATAAGCGTCAACAAAGCCACTGTAAAACTTTATTCCGTTGCAAATACGCCTCAAGCAATTTTAAACTTAGGTGCAGATGGGTTGAAAGGTTATATTAAAACCATTGGTTTATATAACGCAAAAGCCAAGAATATTTTACAAACGTGTCAAGTTCTGGTTGATAAATATAATGGGGAAGTGCCACATGAGCGAGCAGCATTAGAAGCCTTAGCAGGCGTTGGGCGTAAAACGGCAAATGTCGTGTTGAATACCGCTTTTGGTGAAGCAACTATTGCTGTTGATACGCATATTTTTCGCGTGGCGAATCGCACGGGCTTAGCCAGTGGTAAAACAGTGCGTGCAGTAGAAGATAATTTATTAAAGGCAGTTCCACCTGAATATCAGCAACATGCACATCATTGGTTAATTCTACATGGGCGTTATACCTGTACTGCGCGTAATCCTAAATGCGCAAGTTGTGTGATTGCGGAATTTTGTGAATTTAAAGAAAAAAATTTGGTCATGCCAAATAAAGCAGGATAAACAATTTAAAAGACTGCCTGAATCAGCGTTTACTGAGTTGTCAGAATTAAAGGATAAGAAAATTAATACTTTTGTATCTGAAAATGTTGTAAATTTGGTGCATTCTGGTTCAATCGATGGATTCATCATTACATTAAGTAGATACTCATGAAAATATTAGTTAGTAATGACGACGGCTATCGCGCCGCTGGCATTGTGTGTTTAGTCAATAAACTTAAGACATTTGCAGATATTACAGTGGTTGCACCTGATAGAAATCGCAGTGGTGCAAGTAATTCTTTAACACTGGAATATCCTCTCCGCGCTCACACGGCGGACAATGGCTTTTTATATGTAGATGGCACGCCCACTGATTGCGTACATTTGGCGATTACAGGATTATTAGAAGAATTACCTGATATTGTCGTTTCTGGCATTAATGAAGGCGCAAATTTAGGCGATGATGTCATTTATTCGGGGACAGTCGCGGCGGCGATGGAAGGGCGATTTTTGGGTTTACCTGCTATCGCCGTGTCTTTAGCGGGTTATCCGAATCCTACACACTATGATACGGCTGCACGTATTGTTGAAATCCTGCTTAATCATTTGCACGAAGGTAACTTGCCTTTACCTGTTGATACCATTTTAAATGTCAATGTCCCTAATGTCCCGTTTGCAGCGTTACAAGGTATTCAGGTGACTCGTTTAGGCAGTCGCCACCGCGCTGCGCCTGTGGTTAAAGACCAAGACCCCCGTGGACGCGATATTTATTGGGTTGGCGCGCCGGGAAAAGAACAGGATGCGGGTGTCGGCACGGATTTTCATGCTATTCGCAACGGATTCGTATCTGTTACACCGCTACATGTTGATTTAACCCGTTATTCAGCAATGGATGTTACCCGTACATGGCTAAAAGCATTTGAGACCTTGAAGCCGTAATTTGTCGCCGTCAATATATAAATGACCTTCCCTTTGTTCATCAGCGAGCATTTAACATGACAGTCAATGCAATTCAAATTCATCAGACAGGTGGAATAGACGTTTTACGCTGGGAAAAAATAGAAATTGGTGAACCCGCAGCGCATCAAATTCGCATTCGCCATACAGCGATTGGCTTGAATTATATTGATGTTTACTTTCGCATGGGCTTATATAAACCTGCGGCTTATCCGTTCATTCCCGGTATGGAAGCGGCGGGCGTTGTTGAAGCCGTTGGTGCGGCAGTAACGGATTTACACGTTGGCGACCGTGTCGCGTATGGTGCTACATTGGGCGCGTACACAGAAGCCCGTGTAATTGATGCAGAACGGGTGGTAAAAATTCCTGATGGCATTAGTGACCAAACTGCTGCCGCAATGATGCTAAAGGGGATGACCGCACAATATTTATTGCGTCAGACTTATCCTGTAAAAGCCGGTGATACCATACTTTTTCATGCAATTGCGGGTGGTGTTGGTTTAATTGCTTGTCAATGGGCGAAAAAACTGGGGGTAACGGTTATTGGAACCGTTGGCAGTGCAGAAAAGGCAGAATTGGCAAAAGCATACGGCTGCGATTATCCGATTATTTATACTAAAGAAAACTTTGTTACACGTGTTAAGGAATTAACTAACGGTAAAGGTGTGCCTGTGGTTTATGATTCTGTTGGTCAGGATACTTTTATGCAATCTTTAGATTGTTTACAGCCAATGGGTACAATCGTGAGCTTTGGGCAGTCATCGGGCAGTGTGCCACCGTTAGATATTGGTATATTGAGCGCGAAAGGCTCGCTCTTTCTCACACGTCCAACGTTAATGAGTTACACCGCTAGCCGTCAGCAACTTTTAACTTGTACTGATGATTTATTTGCGGTTGTCCAATCGGGTGATGTAAAAATTGATGTGAATCAGATATTTTCCTTAAAAGATGCAGGAAAAGCACACGCAGCCTTAGAAACCCGTCAAACAACAGGGTCAACGGTGTTATTGCCTTAAATTAAGTTCTTTAATAAGTTCTTTGCGGATAACACTGCGTTAGGTGGTGTTATCTGTTGTTACTTAAAACCGAATGATTTTATTATTTTTTATTACAAATAAGACAACAGTTAGGTTATATCGCCCTAAATTAGGTAGGAAGTTAAATGGTTAATATCGATAAAATTGCCGAAGCGTATATTTTAGAAGCCATAGAAAAAGGCGAGTTGGATAATTTGGCGGGAATGGGTAAACCCTTAGAATTAGAGGATTTAAGCCATGTTCCTGAAGAATTGCGCATGGCGTATAAAATTTTAAAAAATGCGGGCTGTGTGCCTGAAGAAGTTCAACTACGCAAAGATATTATGCAGTTACAAACTTTATTGCAAACGGTGGATGATGAAAAAACCCGAACACAAGCCGTAAAACGCTTAAATTTACTCTTTGCGAAATTAGGCAATCAGCGAGCGGGTTCATTACAAGCGATGGATACGCAATATTATCAAAAAACGGTAGATAAACTTTTATCAGAATAACAGGTTAAGGCGTTGCTTGTGCATATATATATTCTAAATAGGAGCGACGTTTAAGGGATAAATCAATTTTTTCTTGTAACGAATCATCATCCGTGACGAACTTTAGCATATCTTCGTAAAAAAACACGCTAAAA contains:
- a CDS encoding quinone oxidoreductase family protein, whose translation is MTVNAIQIHQTGGIDVLRWEKIEIGEPAAHQIRIRHTAIGLNYIDVYFRMGLYKPAAYPFIPGMEAAGVVEAVGAAVTDLHVGDRVAYGATLGAYTEARVIDAERVVKIPDGISDQTAAAMMLKGMTAQYLLRQTYPVKAGDTILFHAIAGGVGLIACQWAKKLGVTVIGTVGSAEKAELAKAYGCDYPIIYTKENFVTRVKELTNGKGVPVVYDSVGQDTFMQSLDCLQPMGTIVSFGQSSGSVPPLDIGILSAKGSLFLTRPTLMSYTASRQQLLTCTDDLFAVVQSGDVKIDVNQIFSLKDAGKAHAALETRQTTGSTVLLP
- the surE gene encoding 5'/3'-nucleotidase SurE; its protein translation is MKILVSNDDGYRAAGIVCLVNKLKTFADITVVAPDRNRSGASNSLTLEYPLRAHTADNGFLYVDGTPTDCVHLAITGLLEELPDIVVSGINEGANLGDDVIYSGTVAAAMEGRFLGLPAIAVSLAGYPNPTHYDTAARIVEILLNHLHEGNLPLPVDTILNVNVPNVPFAALQGIQVTRLGSRHRAAPVVKDQDPRGRDIYWVGAPGKEQDAGVGTDFHAIRNGFVSVTPLHVDLTRYSAMDVTRTWLKAFETLKP
- a CDS encoding DnaJ family domain-containing protein produces the protein MVNIDKIAEAYILEAIEKGELDNLAGMGKPLELEDLSHVPEELRMAYKILKNAGCVPEEVQLRKDIMQLQTLLQTVDDEKTRTQAVKRLNLLFAKLGNQRAGSLQAMDTQYYQKTVDKLLSE
- the nth gene encoding endonuclease III, translating into MNAAHRHALFARLQAQNPNPKTELVYHSTFELLISVILSAQATDISVNKATVKLYSVANTPQAILNLGADGLKGYIKTIGLYNAKAKNILQTCQVLVDKYNGEVPHERAALEALAGVGRKTANVVLNTAFGEATIAVDTHIFRVANRTGLASGKTVRAVEDNLLKAVPPEYQQHAHHWLILHGRYTCTARNPKCASCVIAEFCEFKEKNLVMPNKAG